The sequence below is a genomic window from Kitasatospora kifunensis.
CAGTTAAGGCCCGCGTCAAAAGGGCCGCCACGTGTGTGTGGCTTGCCACATGTCTTGTCCTTGCTTGATCTGCTGATCTGCGGTTGGCCACTTTGAGTGGCTGGCATCGGGCGGAGAACGTGTCATTTGAAATGGCCACTTTCGGGAGGTGGTGTGTTGCTCTTCGCCAGGCGCCGGACCAGGCACTCGTGTCGGTCGGCGCTGAAGCGGTGGCGGTGCTTGTCGACCCACTGTCGGAAGTAGCGCTGGTTGTAGCTGAGCTCCGCCTTGTTAGCTCCGGTCTTCTGAGCGACGGTGGCGAAGAAGGCCGGGAGCTTCCAGTCGGGGACCAGGGCGAGTTCGCGGCGGATGTCCAGGTCCGTGATGGTCTCGGCGAGGGTGACGGTCTCGGGGAAGCAGATGACCGGGTGGTCGTGCCAGGCCAAGCGCAAGCGGCGGATCCGGTCCTGCCAACGTTCTGCGAGGTCGGGATGCCACCGCTTGCCAATCACCCAGGTCTGGACGATCTCGCTGGCAACCTTGAACTGGCCGTGGAGCCACTGCCGGTCGGCTCGCTTCGAGCTCATGAGGCGGAGGTAGCGGCGGTGGGCGTCGCTGACCGCCGGGTCGCTGGAGACGTCGACCTGCTGCCAGCGGATCCACCGCTGGTGCCGGTGACACATCATCGTTGAGTCGAACTGCCTGGCCAGAAGGCCCGGGGCCTGATAGCGCAGAGCGCATTGACGGCAGGCTGGCTGGCTGGGAGGCCAGGGCCGGAACCACCGCAGGGCCGGGTAGTCCGTCGGCAACCGCAGATCGCGGGCCTCATGGATGCCCGGCAGGACAATGTTCAGCCTGGTGACGGGGATGCCGGACATCGTCGCCAGCCGTTCAAGGGCCAGCTGGTTGGGCTTGGCGTCCCGGTCGAAGATGTGGAGCCCGGTCCCGCCCGGCCCCCATTCGCCGGCGGCGCGGAGGACGGCGGTCTCGGGCAGGCCGTTGGCCTCGCTGAGACGGCGGGTGAGGGACAGGACCGTCTCGCCGAAGAACGGCTTCACTGTGACAGGGAGTTGGCGGGCCTCCTGCTGCCATCGCTGCATCCTCATCGCGGCCCCCTCGGCGCCCGCTGGCGCGGGACGGCTTGGAGGTCGTACTGCTCCTGCGCGGCGGTGTCGAGGATCACCGAGTCCAGGAGCTTCTTGGTGATCTTCTCGGCGCCAGTGTCGATCGCCTCGTTCGCCGCGTCGTGGACGAGCTGATCGAGACTGCCGATCATGCCGCCGGTGCGTTGGTAGAGGTAGGGCGCGAGCTCGATCAGTGTGCCGCTGCGGTGGCGGTGCAGCCGCAGGGACTGCTCCATGGTGGCCACCAGCTTGGCCCAGTCGTCTTTCTGGGCCGCGGTGACGTGGCTGAATGCCGAGGTGGTGAGGGTGACGAACCGTCCGGCGATCTGGCGGCCCCGCATGCCGGAGAACATGCCGTGCTCCTGGAGTTCCAGGCCCGCATAGACGAACGTGGCGCTGATGCTGTCGAAGAAGTACTTCAGCTGGTCGGACGCCTGAGCGCCGGCGCGTGTCCGCAGGTCGAGCCGGTGGATCTCGTCGACCAGGACCAGACTGCAACGGACCTGGCGGAGCACGGTGGACACGGCCTGGGTGATGGAGTGCTGGCTGTCGCGACTGGTGACCGGCAGACCAAGGAAGTTGGCCATCTCGATGGCTAGCATCTTCGGCGTTGCCGCGGGCGGGACGATGATGTAGACGACCGGGATGCGATCGGTGACGCCGGGGGAGCGCCGTTCCAGGTCGATCTGGTGCTTCTTGCCGAGCAGGGTGATGGACGTGCTCTTGCCGGTGCCGCTCGGGCCGGAGACGATCAACCCGCGGCGGCCGAGCTGTTTGCCCCGGTTCCCGACGATGAGCTTCGCGCCGACCGTGGTGATTCGGCGAACGTCCGGGGTCGCGACCAGCAGCAGTTCGCTGTGGAAGTCACGTCGGCCGTCGTCGTAGATCTCCCGCTCCACGTCGTCCAGTCGCTCCCAGTCCTTGAGCGCGAGCAGACGTGGCGGCTCCGGGCTGGCCTTCGCCACGAACGCCCGCCAGCCCTCCTTGGTCGTCAACGGGTGCCGGGCCAGGTCGATACTCGGGTAGCTCACAGTCGGCCCCCCTCCTCACTGAAGGGGTCGAACAGGCCGAACGGCACGATGGCGCCGGACGACGGCTCGTCAGCGTGGTCGTCCAGTTCCTGCGCTCCGACCCGAGCAGGCTCCGGTTCCGGATCCGGCGGTGAACTCGCAGCGGGCGGCAGGGCGGCAGGCAGCCGGTTCGGCATCGCTGTCGCGGTGCGGGCCCTGGACAGGGCCCGCGACTGCCCCGGGCCTTCCTCGGCTCGCCGCAGCAAGGCGGCCAGGACTACCGCCACCGCTGTCTCGTTGGCGTCATCGACTCCGCGTCCGGCGGCGATCTTGCGGGCCTGACGCCAGGTGAAGTCCGCGAACGGCTGGCGGACCAGGCCGTGGTGGGTCCACGGGACCGTGATCCAGCCGCCCCGATGGTGGTCCCTGACCCAGACCCGGGTCAGGTCGTAGGGGTCGTAGTGGACCTCCCAGCGGTCACCCTTGGCGGCGATGCCGGACGCGGCATGCCGGTAGGGCGCGAGCTCTTGACTGTTGTAGGTGCGGTAGTCGATCTGGACACCGGCGTCACCGATCGCCCGCCAGTGGGTGGGCAGCAACTCGATGTAGTCCTCACCGCTGAGGGTGATCGGCACGTAGCCGGCCGCTGCCACCAGCGCCGCATACGCTTCGTTGGGCGACAGTGCCCGGTCAGGGGTGAACGGGTGCCGCAGTCCCTCGTGTGGGCGCATCTGCCAGCCCGCCACGATCCACTCCTCCAGCAACTCCTGGAGGTCGGCCACCGACCACACCGCCCGCTCGTTCACGTCGGCGCCCCGGCGGGTGACATCCCGCCCGGTGTAGCCGGAAACGTGCTGGCAGAAAAGAGTATTGATGGACTCGAAAGTCCTCTCGATCACACCCTTGTCTGTCGGGGTGCGGGGCCGGGCGGGCTGCACGGACACACCGAGCGTGCGTGCTGCCCGCAGGAACGTCTCCGAGACGAAGACCTTGCCATGGTCGATCACCACGGTCTCGGGCACGATCACAGGCTTGGCGGCGGCCAGCTCCAACCGTCGGTCGATCTCCACCAGCCGCCTGTGGGGGATCCGGGAGGACGACATCCGCAGCACGTGCTCCCAGCCGGGCCGCATCGGCTCGGGCACCATCATCCTGGCCAGCAGCAACGAGGCGTCGATGGCCTTGGTCCCGGCCGGCTGCAGCACGGCCGCACAGATCGTCCGAGTCGCGATGTCGATCGCGGCGATCAGCTCGGCCCGGGCGGTCACCCCGTCATCCATCACCGCCATCACATCCAGCGGTGTCACGTCGATCTGGACCTGTTCACCGGGCCTGGCAGCGAAAGTCGGAGTGAACACCCCCGCCGGCCGATTCGCCGTCTGACGACGTGTCACCGCCGAGCCGAACGTGTGCTTCCCGGCGGCGAGCCGGTCCAGCAGCCGGTAGGCCGTCCGCTGGGAGGGCAGCGGCACCGTTCCCGGACCGTACTCGTCATCAAGCCTGCGTGTGACCTGGGCCAGGACCCTGGATTTGGTGCCGGTAGAGGTGCCGGTCTGGGCATTGATCACGGCCATCGCCGCTGACACCACCCGCGGGTCGACTCGTCCGGTCCCGCTCGTGCGGGGCGCGTAGCGGGTGTCCACCAGCCCCCAGAGGCCCTGGTCCCGGTAACGCTGCCGCATCCGGCGAACCGTCCGAACGCTCGCCCGCACTCCCAGCCCAGTCAGCTCAGATGCCTTCGCGGCCTCGCGCTCGGCGACCGAGCACCGGGTTGGGTCGTACTCGGGACGGGGAATCGCGCCGGGAACGGCATCCACCGGGAGCCCGGTCTCGACCTCCAGCAGGTGCCGCTCCCACATCCGGGCCCGATCCGCGGCCGCCTGCGGAACCGAGTCCATGAGCCCGTCGGAGACGAACGGCTGACGGGACGCGGCCGGCCCCGCCGAGCCCACCACCGCGAAGTCGGCCGCCATCAGCAGGTGCGGCAGCGCAACCACACTGACCTGCCCCGACATTGACAGCAGCCGCACCGCGTTGCCCGACAGGGCCACCACCTCGTGCTCAGCACCGTCGAAGACCACGCGGTCCTCGACGCGGAGAACACCGCCCGGCTCAGCCATGCCACACCCCGTTCGCCGACCGGACCACCGTGCGGTCACCGAGGACCAGCGACAGGTCCGCTACCAGGAGATGGCGCCACATCAGGTGGAACAGGACGGGCAGGACCCGGATCGGATCGCCGGCCATCTCGGCGCCCCGCATCAGCGAGCCCGGCAGCGCGAACACCTCGCGCAGACGACCCGCCACGGATGGATCGAAGCAGCGCGGATGCCGGTACCCGGACAGCCAACGGTGGTTGGCCACCACCACGCCGTCCATCTCGCCCCACACCGCGTAACGCCAGCCCACCTCCGCGCACGCCGCCTCGGTCGCGGCGAACGCCTCCCGGTCCCGCTCGGCGATCCGCTCCAGCGGCCGCGAGTCCAGCACCAGGACCCCGCCATCCGCGAGCCGTACGAAGAAGTCCGGCGCATGCCGGCGCGGTTGGCGGCCACCCTGGTCCCAGAGCAGCCAGAACGGCTGGGAGGCGACCCCCGCCACGGCCGGATCGAAGTCGAGCGCCACCAAGTGGTCCCGCTCCACCCACGACTCGTACCCGACGTGGCGACCCACCGTCGCGGACCAGTACCAACCCGGATAGTTCCGCTGGCCCCGGTACGAAGGCAACGACCGCACCGGCCGGCCCAGCTCGAACGGCACCTCAGCTGCGGCTTCCAAGGGGAGCTGACGCTCGGTCCCCACCGCATCGACATAGACGATTCTGAACCCGGCACTCACGCCGGTCACTGTTGGTGACTTCACGATCACCTCCCCATCGTGGCCAGTTCAGATGGCGGCTTGCCACCCGTTTGGTCAAATCACCTGGCCAGCGGCCAGATCTGACGACATCTCACAGTGTGTGAATGCCTCCCGGTGCGCCGGGAGTTGATCAAAACCCTTGTGTCCCTAGGCCTTCTTTGGGCTGCCCGGATGCGAGTGCGCCCGGAAGTTGGCCTCTCGGGGTCGGCCAGGGAAGCGCGCTTCCTTGAGAACTGAAGAGTGATCGTGCGGGACTGACGCGAGGCAGCGGTCGTGGTAGGCGCCTAGGTTGAGAGACCGGGGGCGAACCGCCGGCGACGCTCGTTGCCTCCCCCTACGCAGTGGCGTGTCACCCCTTGCGGGGTGTGGGGACGGACGGACGCTGACCAGGCCGATTCGTACGGCTGGGTGGCGAGCCGAGTGGACCAGCGGAGTCCCTATGCACGTGGCGGGATGAGACAGACCGCCCCCGAGGCGACCGGGTGATGTCGTCGGCGGCAAGCGAGCCACGCAGCACCCCGGGAGGGGTTGCGCCGCCCTGCCGGTGCTGAGCAGAGAGAGGCACCGGACCAGGCCCGAGAGCCTGACGCCCGTAGGACGGGCACACCATCAACTTCCGGCCCGCAAGGGCCTCACCGGAAAGGAGCCTGCGCCATGCGCACGGCCCTGACCCATAGGTGGCCCCGCCGCTGACCGGCGGACGGGGCTCATCGCTTCTGGTCGCTCGACCAGCGTTCACGGTTCCCGGCGTGCGCCGCCCTGGTGGCGTCTTGCACGTCGGGGTTCCGCGGCTGCTTGTAGAGCCGATTCCCCGTCTTCTCATGGCTGCGGCCCCGGTGCTTCACCACCGGGGCCGCTCAGGGCCATGCCGTCGAAGGAGTCATGACCCATGCGTTTGATTGTCGCAGGCCAGGAGGCCTGTACGCGCCGCGAGTTCGAGGAACTCGCCCTCGGCGTCGACCTGAGCGTCGACGCTGACCCGTCCACCGGTCGACCGGCTGAGTCGCTGCCGGACAAGCGGGCCTGCCTTGACGTGGCCCGCGAGGTCGTTCACGACCTTGACCCGACCGGCCGGCGCTTCGCCGCCCGGCTGCTGCGCAGTGCGGACCGTGCCCGGGTGCTGACCTGGAAGGAGGCCGCGTGATGAACACGATGCACTCGCTGGCCCTGGTCGGGGCGCGGAACGCGGACCCGTCCGCTCGGCTGGTCCGGCAGGACTTCGAAGAGGCCACCCGCGCCGCCTCGGGCGGTCTGCCCGGGGCCGCGTGCCGCGGCGCCGACCCGGAGCTGTTCTTCTGCTCGTCTGAGGACGCCGCCGAGCGGCAGTTCGCCGAGCGGCGGGCCAAGCAGATCTGCGCCGGGTGCCCGGTGCGCGATGCGTGCCTGGCCGGCGCGCTGGAGCGGCGGGAGCGGTTCGGGATCTGGGCCGGGCTGACCACCCAGGAGCGCCGCCGGCTCATGTCGGCCGAGTCGAAGCAGCGGGCGCAGGCCAAGGCGGCCGGCCGGTGAGCGCCGAGACCGGGCCCGCGCTGTCGCCCTCGGGCGCGCTCATGCGCGATGTGCTGGCCCGCACCGCGGACCTGACGACGATGGTCGAGCGCCACCTGACGACCATCCACCAGCCCCGGCCGCGCAGCCGAAGGCGCCCTCGGAGGCGGCGGCGCTCACGGCGCTCACGGGGGCGCTGCTGGTGCTCACGACGTGCTCATCGCTGCGGGGGTGGGGGCCGTGACGATGCTGTCGCGCCCGGATCCGCGGGTGAGGTCGGCGGAGCGGGCCTTGTCCGCCGGGACGTGGACGATCACGGCCGGGGCGGTGCTCTACAGCGTGCTCACGGTGACCCCGCTCGCCGCCGGACACACCCCGAAGGGCTGGGAGTGGACGGCCCCGATCCTGCCTCTGGTGGCAGACGCGGCGGTCGTGATCGTGGTCCGGATGGACAGCATCCTGGCCACGCTCGAAGGCGACGGCGGCCGGTGGCCGGACGTGCTGCGCTGGATGACCGGGCTCATGACGCTGCTGCTCAACGTGGGTCTGTCGGCTCTTCACCACGATCTGGTGGGGGTGGCGGTCCACTCGGTGGCGCCACTTCTGCTGATCGTCACGGCGGAGACCTCACTCGCCTACCGACGGGCGATCCGGGCGGCCCTGAGCGCCCGTGAGACCGCTGAGCGGGCCGAGCGCGCCGAGCGCGACCGCCAGGCCCAGGAGCGCCGGGAGCGGGAGCGCGAGGAGCGGCTGGCCGAGCGCGAGCGGGCTGACCGCAGCGAGCGTGAGCGCCGTGACCACGAGGCCAAGCTGGCCCGTGAGGAGCGTGAGCACACCGCCCGGCTGGCCCGCGAGGACCGCGAGGCAGCCGACCGGCGTGAGGCCGCTGAGCGGGACGAGCGGTTTCGTCGGGAGGCCGAGGAGCGGGACGAGCGTGGACGCCGTGAGCGCGAGATGAGCGAGTGTGAGCGCCGTGAGCGCGAGGAGCGCGAAGCCCGCGAGCGGCAGGAGCGCGAGCGGGCCGAGCAGATGCGCGAGTGGCTGCTGACCGGCCCGCCGGCGACCGAGCGGATCGCGGAGGAGCGGGCGCGTGAGGCGGCCCGGCTGGCGTTCATGGCCGGGCTGCCGCAGCGGCTCGCGGTCGAGCGCACCGGCTGGTCGACCGGCTGGATCGCGGCCCGCTACAAGGAGGCCGCGGGCGACCCGGCCACCGTCGACAAGGTCTTGGCCGAGATCGGCGCGAGCGCCGGAGAGGAGAACTGATGTCGCACGACGCCGTGCCGCCCGCCGTGCGGGTGGTCTCGTTCGGGTTCCTGCACGGCGCCCCGCCGGAGGGCGCGCACCTGGTGCTGGACCTGCGCCACCACTTCCGCGACCCGCACGTTGATCCGGCCCTGCGCTACCTGACCGCGCACGACGAGCCGGTGCGCCGCGCGGTCCTGACCACCCCCGGCATCCGCGAGCTGATCGCCTGCACCGCCGGCGCGGTGGAGGCCTTCGACCTGGGCCCCTTCCGCGGACCGGTGCTCATCGCGGTCGGCTGCGCGGGCGGCCGGCATCGGGCCGCGACGGTGGCCATGGTGCTGGCGGACCGGCTGCGCAAGCTCGGCCTGAGTGTGGAGCTGGTGCACCGCGACCTGGACAAGCAGGTCGTGGAGCGCGCCAGGTCGACGGCCGCGAAGGGATGCTGACCATGGGAAACATGCCCGAGTGGATGCGCGGCCACCTGCCGCCCGCCTCGCCCGCGCCGCGTCGTGTGGGGCCGCTTCGCCGGTTCCTGGACGCGCTGGGCGGCTACCGCACCTACCTGTGCCCGGTCCCTGACTGCACCGTGCGGGTTCGGGTGCGCGGCCTGGACGCCGGAGAGCATCGCCACTACCAGGAGCTGGCCGCCGACCACGGCCGCCATCAGGGCCGGTGCATCCGGTGAGCGGCGCCACCACCATGGCGCTGACCGGTCGACTGCGCAAGCTCGGCCTGTCCGCCGCCGTGGACCACCGTGACCTCGCCCTGCCCGTGGCGGAACACACCACAGACGGACACCCCACCCATGCCCCCAACTCCCAGCCCTGACCGGAGGATTCGTCATGCCTCGTAGTCGTACAACGAAGGTGCGCATACCCGGCCAGCGCGGCCGGCGCTCAGCTCCGGCCTCGCATGTGCTCGACCTGGGCCGCGGCATGGCGCCGCTGGTCGTGGTCGTCCCCCGCCAGCGCCCGCTCAGCGCCCGGCTCGCCCTCGCGGCGGGCGATGCGCTGTGGCGCCACCGCGCCGCCATGGCCCCGTCCTGGGCCGGGCTCGGTGTCTTCACCGCGGCCGGGCTGCTGTCCGTCGCCGCCCCGGCCAGCAGCCTGCTGTTCGGGAGCGCGGCCGTGTTGCTGCCCGCCGGGTGGGTGGTGGTCAAGCGCCGTCACCCGCGCTCGGCGGTGCGGCGCAAGGCCCGCGCCAACGCCCAGGCTGTCGCTGCCTGGTCGGCTGGGCTGGCGTGGTCGGCCGCCGCCGTGTGGGCCGGACCGGCCACCGCCACGCTCGGCCTGCTGTGGCTGGCCGGGACGCTCACCGCCCAGTTCCTCTGGTGGCGCCGGCGCCGGGTCGATCACGCCCTGGCCGGCGCTCCGGTCATCCCCGGTAAGAGCACCAACACGGGCGCGACGGCTGACGCTGTCTCGTTCGACAAGCCCACCCACCACTGAGCCCGTAGGAGATCATCGTGAGCACTCCGACGAACAACTTCCGCTCCGGCAACAGCGGGGCCCGGCCGAGCGGGGCGGGCCAGCAGCAGGCCCGACAGGGCGGCAACGGGGCCGCCGGGAACTCGTACCACTTCCACTACAGCCGGGCGAAGACCAACGTGCGCGGCAACGGCCAGGCGACCGGCGCCGGGCAGGGGGCCGGGATCGGCCGCGGCCAGACCAGCGGCGGTGGCGGTCAGCAGGGCGGGCGGACGTACTCGCCGCTGGCGGACGCGGACTTCTTCACCAACGCGGACGTGCGCAACTACTGCGAGCGGGGCCGGGCGATCCTCGCTCAGGCGAGCTTCGATCTCGCCATGGCCTACGAGGTGCTGTCCGCGGTGCTGAAGGAGGTCCCCGACCCCGACGGCAGGCCGTTCGGGTCGCAGGCCCGTGCGCGCCGGGTGGCTCGCAACCTGAAGAAGGCCGCCGACGACGCCAAGGACTGCGCGGCGCACATCGCCCGTACCTACGCCGCTTTCCAGCGCGAGTACGACCCTGAGCTGTCCCGGGTCGCCCGCCCGCGCCAGGCCCCGCGCCGCAACTTCAACTTCAACGACTGACCCCCCTGCCCGGCCGGGCCATGGGGGCGCACACCACGCCCCTGGCCACGGTCGGGTGGAGTGTGCGCGCTTGCGCCCCGGCCGGGCCCCCTCCCGCCTTCCTTCTTCGCCTGGCTTCCTGGGAGGTAGCCCGTGCCCCGCAATCAGCAGATGCCCATCCAGCTCGACGCTGGCACCGCTCAGCTCATGCTCGACCCCAACCAGCACGCCGGTGGGGTCGGCGAGTACCTGCTCCACCGTGCCAAGCCCTACCTGCCGCCGTGGCTGGTCGCGGCAGGGACCGGGATCCTGTCCCTGCCCGCCCACATGATGTGGAACGAATCCGCCGCCGGCGCGGTCGGCCTCACCCTCGCATCCCTCGGCCTGACCGCCGCGACCTGGTGGGCGGGCAAGCCCACCAGCCAGCAGCGCCGCCTGCACTCCGCGATCACGGTAGCGACCGGCACCTCTTGGTTCACTGCCGCCGCTCTGGCTGGACCCATGGCCGGGCCGCTGCCGAGCCTGTTCCTGATCGGCGCCCCGGCCATCGCCGGGACATGGAACATCCGCCAACTGCTGCGGGTCAACCCCGAAGGCGCCGGCGCGGGGGCGGACAAGGGCCTGCTGGAAAAGGTCGGCCTGGCCAAGACCATGGTCACCGCCGCCACGGTCCAGCCCAACAAGGCGAGCTTCGATCTCCAGCTCCCCCCGGGCGAGTTGACGCCTGAGGACGTCTCGAAGGCCATGCCGCGGCTGGCCGGTGCGCTGCGGGTCGCCAAGAATGCCGTGCGCGTGCTGCCGGACGCCGAGGACTCCTCGCGCGTGCAGCTGACCGTCGTCCCCAACGACCTCCTCAAAGCCGGGGTCCCCTACGCGGGCCCCTCCCACCCGGGCGGGTCGATCGCCGACCCGATCCACGTCGGGATCTACGAGGACGGCGCCACCATGGCCCTGTTCTTCCCCGGCGAACCCGACGCGCACCGCAACGCCATGCACCTGCTGGTCATGGGGATGACCGGATCCGGCAAGTCCGAGGGCGGCATCACCGCCCTGACCGAGGTCATCACCCGCCGGGACGTGATCGTGTGGGCCTCCGATCCGGCCAAGGCCGAGCAGACCCTCGGCCCGCTGCTGCCCGCCATCGACTGGGCCGCGCTCACCATGAACGACACCAAGGCCATGATCACGGCCTTGCGCGCGGTCATCCCGGCTCGCACGTCGTGGCTGGCCAAGTACGGCTACAAGCAGTGGGAACCGGCCTGCGCTGAAACGCAGGCTGACGGCTCACCCGGGATGCCGTACCTGCTCGCCTGGTTCGAGGAGGCCGCCAAGACCATCCGCGAGACCGACGACGATGTGTTCACCGGCATCGCACAGGAGGCCCGCTCGGCCGGCATGTCACTGGTCGTCTCCCTCCAACGCGCTTCCGGCTCGCAGATCAGCACCGACACCCGCGCCTCCCTCGGATCCTCCTGGGTCTACGGGCTGCGCGACGACCGCGACGCCACCTTCGCCCTGCCGGACGAGGCACTGGACGCCGGTGCGGCTCCGCACGCGTGGAAGGACAAGAAGCCCGGCTACTCCTACCTCGTCGCCAACGGCATCCCGGAGACGTTCTGGGCCACCCCGGGCCGCGCCAGTCTCACCCCGGTCGACGAAGTCTCTTGGGCGGTGGTCGAGTTCGCGGACATCCGCGCCGCCTGCGACCCGGTCACTGGCAAGGCTGCCGCGGGTGCGGTCGGCCCGGCCTTCATCAGCCGCACCCGCTACCCCCTGCCCGCCCTGCCCACCACGCAGGACGAGCAGGACCACGACGAGGTCGGCATCTACGAGGACCCGGAGGACGCCCCGATGGACCACGACTACGACCCCGCCGACAACGAGGACGAGGACGACGAGGAGTGGGTCGACCCGGAGGAGGAACTGCCGCCGGTCGACCGGGTGGTGCAGATCGCTCCGCCGAGGATCCCGCCGCGCACCAAGCTGAGCCAGCAGGAGGCCCGCGAGGCGATGGCCACGATCTTGGCGGAGTTCGAGGCGGCCGGCCGCAGCGCGATCGGCCCGGTGGACTTCATGGAGCACTGCGACCGGTTCAACCGCTCCCGCCAGTGGGTCTCCGGACAGGTCGCCGACATGGTCCTCACCGGCCGTCTGCGCGAGACCGACACCGCCGGCCGCTACGAGATCATCCCGTTCGACCCGGCCGCCTGAACGACCCAACTGTCAGGTGACAGGCGCCAGTCGCCGACTGTCACCTGAGGCCGATTTCCCCAGGTAACGCGTGCGCGTGAGGGGTGACAGTCGGCGACTGTCACCCCTCTGTCACCCGCCCTGGCACCTGATCTTGCTCATCTTGACACCCCATCAGCAGGCCTCGGAGGAAACCCCTCCGGGTGCCAGAAGGGCCCACCGTCGTGATCGTCAGCTTCTCTACCGCGCTCTTGTTCGCCGTGATCACCATCGTGCTCGTACGCGCTGAACGCGTCAGCACCGGCAATGCGGTCCTCGTGTGGCTGTCCGGCTTCACCATCGCCGGAACCGGCCTGGCCGGACCCGTCAACCATCTGCTCACCGCCGCGGCCGGCGCCATCGCCCACATCCACTGAGCCGGAGACCGGAATGACCAACCTCGTCATCACGATTGGCCTGATCACCGTGGCCGCTGTGCTCTTCCGGACCCGGCTGACCAGCTCCCTGACGTCCAGCCTCTTCCTCGCCACAGCCGTCTACGGCCTGAGCTGCTTCTCCGTCCACTTCGGGCACTGACCCGCCCGCCATCGGCCAGCCAGGAGGCCCGCTGTGAACCCGCTCCCTCACCAGCCCATCACGCCCGTGATCGGCTACACCGCCGACGGCCAGCCCTTCTACCTCACCCCACCCACCCCCACGGCTCAGCTCATCCCCTACCAGCCCGCCCCGATGCCGATACCGGCCACCTCCCACCCGCCGGCCCCGGCCCAGCAAGCCCTCCTCCAGCCCTACGCCCCGGCTGCGGTGCCGGGACGTGACCCCTGGCCCGCCCGACTGCTTGCCGGAGGGCTCGGCATCGGCGGCGCCGGCATCGGCATCGGCTTCGCCGCGCAAGCCCTGGCCGCGGCCACCACCGCGGTTGCGCTCATCACCGCCGCCCTCGGCCTGCTCTACCTCCTCAAGAACGGCGCCGGCGGTGCGAGCCGTGGCGCCGTCAACGTCCACGTCAACGTCACTAACCGCAACCGCTGACCAGCAAAGGAGCCCCCACCATGGACGACGACGCCTACTGCGACGAGTGCTGCTCCTACGACTGCCCCGGGCACTTCCTCTGCGAGGAGTGCGACGACGACATCTGAAACGAGTGCGACGGCTGCTCCTGCCCCGAATCGCCCTGCCCCGGCCTGCACTACGCGTGACCGGCCGCCCGCACCGGACCGACCATCCCTACAACGACGGCCGTGAACAAGGGAGTTGGCGGGACCTCGCCGAGTCCGTCACCTGCGAGCTGATTGCTCTGCTGGCCCTGGCGTGGCTCGGGAACCTACTGTTCCGCCTCCTCCTGCCCGCGTGGCCCACACTCGCCGTTCTTCT
It includes:
- a CDS encoding TniQ family protein, with amino-acid sequence MRMQRWQQEARQLPVTVKPFFGETVLSLTRRLSEANGLPETAVLRAAGEWGPGGTGLHIFDRDAKPNQLALERLATMSGIPVTRLNIVLPGIHEARDLRLPTDYPALRWFRPWPPSQPACRQCALRYQAPGLLARQFDSTMMCHRHQRWIRWQQVDVSSDPAVSDAHRRYLRLMSSKRADRQWLHGQFKVASEIVQTWVIGKRWHPDLAERWQDRIRRLRLAWHDHPVICFPETVTLAETITDLDIRRELALVPDWKLPAFFATVAQKTGANKAELSYNQRYFRQWVDKHRHRFSADRHECLVRRLAKSNTPPPESGHFK
- a CDS encoding ATP-binding protein — encoded protein: MSYPSIDLARHPLTTKEGWRAFVAKASPEPPRLLALKDWERLDDVEREIYDDGRRDFHSELLLVATPDVRRITTVGAKLIVGNRGKQLGRRGLIVSGPSGTGKSTSITLLGKKHQIDLERRSPGVTDRIPVVYIIVPPAATPKMLAIEMANFLGLPVTSRDSQHSITQAVSTVLRQVRCSLVLVDEIHRLDLRTRAGAQASDQLKYFFDSISATFVYAGLELQEHGMFSGMRGRQIAGRFVTLTTSAFSHVTAAQKDDWAKLVATMEQSLRLHRHRSGTLIELAPYLYQRTGGMIGSLDQLVHDAANEAIDTGAEKITKKLLDSVILDTAAQEQYDLQAVPRQRAPRGPR
- a CDS encoding Mu transposase C-terminal domain-containing protein translates to MAEPGGVLRVEDRVVFDGAEHEVVALSGNAVRLLSMSGQVSVVALPHLLMAADFAVVGSAGPAASRQPFVSDGLMDSVPQAAADRARMWERHLLEVETGLPVDAVPGAIPRPEYDPTRCSVAEREAAKASELTGLGVRASVRTVRRMRQRYRDQGLWGLVDTRYAPRTSGTGRVDPRVVSAAMAVINAQTGTSTGTKSRVLAQVTRRLDDEYGPGTVPLPSQRTAYRLLDRLAAGKHTFGSAVTRRQTANRPAGVFTPTFAARPGEQVQIDVTPLDVMAVMDDGVTARAELIAAIDIATRTICAAVLQPAGTKAIDASLLLARMMVPEPMRPGWEHVLRMSSSRIPHRRLVEIDRRLELAAAKPVIVPETVVIDHGKVFVSETFLRAARTLGVSVQPARPRTPTDKGVIERTFESINTLFCQHVSGYTGRDVTRRGADVNERAVWSVADLQELLEEWIVAGWQMRPHEGLRHPFTPDRALSPNEAYAALVAAAGYVPITLSGEDYIELLPTHWRAIGDAGVQIDYRTYNSQELAPYRHAASGIAAKGDRWEVHYDPYDLTRVWVRDHHRGGWITVPWTHHGLVRQPFADFTWRQARKIAAGRGVDDANETAVAVVLAALLRRAEEGPGQSRALSRARTATAMPNRLPAALPPAASSPPDPEPEPARVGAQELDDHADEPSSGAIVPFGLFDPFSEEGGRL
- a CDS encoding TnsA-like heteromeric transposase endonuclease subunit; translated protein: MKSPTVTGVSAGFRIVYVDAVGTERQLPLEAAAEVPFELGRPVRSLPSYRGQRNYPGWYWSATVGRHVGYESWVERDHLVALDFDPAVAGVASQPFWLLWDQGGRQPRRHAPDFFVRLADGGVLVLDSRPLERIAERDREAFAATEAACAEVGWRYAVWGEMDGVVVANHRWLSGYRHPRCFDPSVAGRLREVFALPGSLMRGAEMAGDPIRVLPVLFHLMWRHLLVADLSLVLGDRTVVRSANGVWHG
- a CDS encoding WhiB family transcriptional regulator, with the protein product MNTMHSLALVGARNADPSARLVRQDFEEATRAASGGLPGAACRGADPELFFCSSEDAAERQFAERRAKQICAGCPVRDACLAGALERRERFGIWAGLTTQERRRLMSAESKQRAQAKAAGR
- a CDS encoding DUF2637 domain-containing protein, with the translated sequence MLSRPDPRVRSAERALSAGTWTITAGAVLYSVLTVTPLAAGHTPKGWEWTAPILPLVADAAVVIVVRMDSILATLEGDGGRWPDVLRWMTGLMTLLLNVGLSALHHDLVGVAVHSVAPLLLIVTAETSLAYRRAIRAALSARETAERAERAERDRQAQERREREREERLAERERADRSERERRDHEAKLAREEREHTARLAREDREAADRREAAERDERFRREAEERDERGRREREMSECERREREEREARERQERERAEQMREWLLTGPPATERIAEERAREAARLAFMAGLPQRLAVERTGWSTGWIAARYKEAAGDPATVDKVLAEIGASAGEEN
- a CDS encoding RapZ C-terminal domain-containing protein, whose translation is MSHDAVPPAVRVVSFGFLHGAPPEGAHLVLDLRHHFRDPHVDPALRYLTAHDEPVRRAVLTTPGIRELIACTAGAVEAFDLGPFRGPVLIAVGCAGGRHRAATVAMVLADRLRKLGLSVELVHRDLDKQVVERARSTAAKGC